One Anaerobranca gottschalkii DSM 13577 genomic window carries:
- a CDS encoding dihydroorotase: MEGKGLLLTGGKVYKGGRFEELDLLIQGGVIKKLAKGIPPMPHYEIVDVTGKIICPGFVDIHCHLRTPGQEYKEDIKTGTMAAVRGGFTRVFTMANTEPVIDELEIVESLLERIKKEGHCHVEVIAAVTKGLKGRELVDFEKLAPKVVAFSDDGKGIQQGEIMAQGLKKCKELGKIIISHCEFEGDLPESEKEWRMVERDVNLAKFWDAKIHIAHVSTRESVKIIEKAKEKGIKITAEACPHHFLLTEDEILNSGTNGKVNPPLKGEKDRKKVLEGVKRGIIDCLATDHAPHSEKEKNLPFKYAAMGMVGLETAVPLTLNLVNTGVLKLERVIEAFGEKPYEIFNIPGGKIEEGIEGNLTVLDMEKEFSIDKEVFYSKGRNTPFNGWKGKGDVFLTVVAGEIKYRGAE; this comes from the coding sequence ATGGAAGGAAAAGGTTTGTTGTTGACAGGTGGTAAAGTATACAAAGGGGGGAGATTTGAGGAATTAGATTTACTTATCCAAGGGGGAGTAATAAAGAAATTAGCTAAAGGAATCCCACCAATGCCCCACTATGAGATAGTAGACGTTACCGGAAAAATAATCTGTCCTGGGTTTGTAGATATTCACTGCCACTTAAGGACACCGGGACAAGAATACAAAGAAGATATAAAGACCGGGACAATGGCTGCAGTCAGGGGAGGATTTACCAGGGTATTTACAATGGCAAATACAGAACCGGTGATCGATGAACTAGAGATAGTGGAAAGCCTTTTAGAAAGGATTAAAAAGGAAGGCCACTGTCATGTTGAAGTAATCGCTGCAGTAACTAAAGGGTTAAAGGGCAGGGAACTGGTGGACTTTGAGAAATTAGCACCAAAAGTTGTGGCATTTTCCGATGATGGTAAAGGAATACAGCAGGGGGAGATTATGGCACAAGGGTTAAAGAAATGTAAAGAGTTAGGTAAAATCATCATCAGTCATTGTGAATTTGAAGGAGACCTTCCAGAAAGTGAAAAGGAATGGAGGATGGTTGAAAGGGATGTCAATTTAGCAAAGTTTTGGGATGCTAAAATCCATATTGCCCATGTCAGTACCAGAGAAAGTGTGAAAATAATTGAAAAGGCTAAGGAAAAGGGAATCAAAATAACGGCAGAAGCTTGTCCCCATCACTTTTTACTAACTGAAGATGAAATTTTAAACTCGGGAACTAATGGTAAAGTAAATCCACCATTAAAAGGGGAAAAGGATCGGAAAAAGGTTTTAGAAGGTGTTAAAAGGGGAATTATCGATTGCTTAGCAACTGACCATGCACCCCACAGTGAAAAGGAAAAAAATCTACCCTTTAAATATGCGGCAATGGGAATGGTAGGCCTTGAAACGGCTGTCCCTTTAACCTTAAACTTAGTAAACACCGGTGTCCTAAAACTAGAAAGGGTTATCGAAGCCTTTGGAGAAAAGCCCTACGAAATTTTTAATATACCGGGAGGGAAGATAGAAGAAGGTATAGAGGGAAATTTGACAGTACTAGATATGGAAAAGGAATTCTCAATAGACAAAGAAGTTTTTTATTCCAAGGGAAGAAATACCCCCTTTAATGGCTGGAAAGGTAAGGGAGATGTTTTTCTGACGGTAGTAGCTGGAGAGATAAAATACAGAGGAGCTGAGTAA
- a CDS encoding FAD-binding oxidoreductase encodes MNFKGKVISNVMLTSDVFQLIIKVNGKMDYQIGQFVNFYLPHKTLPRPISIAGGDGEYLRFLIKIVGEGTKYLGRLRQGEEINLLGPLGRGFTLENTEDKKVAIVGGGIGIAPLLPLARIKFKEAKYYFGFNQSQFAIDDIGKKYPLTITLDKNGENIVEAFAKDLERERFDFVYFCGPEIMLAKIQDLLVNKGIKGELSTEAKMACGVGGCLVCTCATVDGHKRVCKDGPVFSVGEVVFNG; translated from the coding sequence GTGAACTTTAAAGGAAAAGTAATTAGTAATGTGATGTTAACTTCCGATGTTTTCCAGTTGATAATCAAGGTTAATGGCAAAATGGATTATCAAATAGGTCAATTTGTTAACTTTTATCTTCCCCATAAGACTTTACCCCGCCCCATCTCTATAGCCGGGGGAGATGGAGAATATCTAAGATTTCTCATAAAAATAGTTGGTGAAGGAACAAAGTATTTAGGGAGATTAAGGCAGGGGGAAGAAATAAATTTACTAGGTCCTTTAGGAAGGGGATTTACACTGGAAAATACCGAGGATAAAAAGGTGGCGATAGTAGGTGGTGGAATTGGAATTGCCCCCCTTCTACCACTAGCCCGAATAAAATTTAAAGAAGCCAAATACTACTTTGGTTTTAACCAATCACAATTTGCCATAGATGATATAGGGAAAAAATACCCCTTGACAATAACCTTGGATAAAAATGGAGAAAACATAGTTGAAGCCTTTGCAAAAGACTTAGAAAGGGAAAGATTCGATTTTGTCTATTTTTGTGGTCCGGAAATAATGCTGGCAAAAATCCAAGATTTATTGGTGAATAAAGGGATTAAAGGGGAACTTTCTACAGAGGCGAAAATGGCCTGTGGTGTAGGGGGTTGCCTAGTCTGTACCTGTGCTACAGTAGATGGACACAAAAGGGTATGTAAAGATGGGCCAGTATTCAGTGTAGGGGAGGTAGTCTTTAATGGTTGA
- the pyrF gene encoding orotidine-5'-phosphate decarboxylase: MFVQKLLQEIKSKGNSCVVGLDPTLEMMPDKLKRKYLLKGSMEEIAQMFWEFNKTIIDYTSELTPCIKVQIAFYERYGLPGLEVFYKTLDYGKKKGLMTIADVKRGDIGSTAKAYAQGFLTNSSIDSITVNPYFGSDGLLPFVEETKGGEKGLFILVKTSNPSSKELQDLKTEDGQFIYEKVADLVSSFAGDYTEFSHIGSVVGGTHREHLKRLREKLKGFILVPGYGAQGGKGEDIKYAFNSQGYGALVCSSRGITEHYKKIGEENYGLAAKISLEMMIEDINREIEKGVK; this comes from the coding sequence ATGTTTGTTCAAAAATTATTACAGGAAATTAAAAGTAAAGGAAATTCTTGTGTTGTAGGTTTAGATCCCACCTTGGAGATGATGCCAGATAAACTGAAAAGGAAATATTTGCTAAAAGGAAGTATGGAAGAAATAGCCCAAATGTTTTGGGAATTTAACAAAACTATAATTGATTATACATCAGAGTTAACTCCATGTATCAAAGTTCAAATTGCCTTTTATGAACGGTATGGACTGCCGGGGCTAGAGGTATTTTACAAAACACTGGATTATGGTAAGAAAAAGGGGTTAATGACCATCGCTGATGTAAAAAGGGGGGATATCGGTTCTACTGCAAAGGCCTATGCCCAGGGATTTTTGACAAATTCCAGTATCGATAGTATTACAGTAAACCCCTATTTCGGCAGTGATGGCCTATTGCCCTTTGTAGAAGAAACAAAAGGCGGAGAAAAGGGGCTGTTTATCTTAGTCAAAACATCTAATCCTTCTTCAAAGGAATTGCAAGATTTAAAAACAGAAGATGGCCAATTTATCTACGAAAAAGTAGCGGACTTAGTTAGCAGTTTTGCAGGGGATTACACTGAGTTTTCCCACATAGGCTCGGTGGTGGGAGGAACCCACAGAGAACACCTAAAAAGGTTGAGGGAAAAACTAAAGGGATTTATCTTGGTACCGGGATATGGAGCCCAAGGGGGAAAAGGGGAAGATATCAAATATGCCTTCAATTCCCAAGGATACGGAGCTTTAGTTTGTTCCTCTAGGGGGATAACAGAACATTATAAAAAGATAGGTGAAGAAAATTATGGTTTAGCAGCAAAAATCTCTTTAGAAATGATGATTGAAGACATCAACAGAGAAATAGAGAAAGGGGTAAAATAG
- a CDS encoding dihydroorotate dehydrogenase produces MVDLSVEIFGLKLKNPVTVASGTYGFGEVYEKLYSPEELGAITTKGLTLEKREGNKGVRCVETASGMLNSVGLQNPGIDFFIKEHLPKLKKRGITVFVNIAGKTLEEFKELAIKLDKTEVDLLELNLSCPNVKEGGVAFGISPKKVGEITREVKKLTKKPVVVKLSPNVTNIVEIAKEGEYNGADGLTLINTLQGMAIDINSKRPILGNVYGGLSGPAIKPVALRMVYDVFKNVKIPIIGMGGIVTYSDAVEFILAGATMVGIGTGNFIDPLAPVKIIDGLQKYMEEHSFNKIEEMVGLAHKERG; encoded by the coding sequence ATGGTTGATTTAAGTGTAGAGATTTTCGGCCTTAAACTTAAAAATCCCGTTACCGTAGCTTCTGGAACATATGGTTTTGGTGAAGTATATGAAAAACTTTATTCTCCTGAAGAGCTAGGGGCTATAACAACTAAAGGTCTAACCTTAGAAAAACGGGAAGGGAATAAAGGGGTAAGGTGTGTAGAGACCGCTAGTGGGATGTTGAACAGTGTAGGTTTACAAAACCCTGGGATAGATTTTTTCATTAAAGAACATTTGCCTAAGCTTAAAAAAAGGGGAATAACCGTATTTGTCAACATTGCGGGAAAAACTTTAGAAGAGTTTAAAGAATTGGCTATCAAGCTGGATAAAACAGAAGTCGATTTACTTGAGTTAAACCTATCTTGTCCCAATGTTAAAGAAGGGGGAGTAGCCTTTGGAATATCCCCTAAAAAAGTTGGGGAAATAACTAGAGAAGTAAAAAAGTTAACGAAAAAACCGGTAGTAGTTAAACTAAGTCCAAATGTCACAAATATTGTAGAAATTGCCAAAGAAGGGGAATACAATGGAGCCGATGGCTTAACCCTTATCAATACATTGCAGGGTATGGCAATCGATATTAACAGTAAAAGGCCAATCTTAGGCAATGTCTATGGAGGGTTATCTGGCCCGGCAATAAAGCCCGTTGCCCTTAGAATGGTCTATGATGTCTTTAAAAATGTAAAGATCCCCATCATCGGTATGGGTGGGATAGTAACATATAGTGATGCTGTAGAATTTATCTTAGCAGGGGCAACTATGGTAGGTATAGGAACAGGTAATTTTATCGATCCTTTAGCACCGGTTAAGATAATTGATGGGTTACAAAAATATATGGAAGAACATTCTTTTAATAAAATAGAAGAGATGGTGGGGTTAGCCCACAAAGAAAGGGGATAA